GAGCAGATATATTGGAAAAATTTATAATGACGATTGGATGATCGAACGTGGTTTTCTCACAAAGGATAAAACTATAGCAGAGTTACTGAGATCGAAAGTTGATAAAACCTTTTATTCCATCTCACCCAATGAGACCATCAGAAGCGTTTTGGGTCTGATGAAAAAACATGATATCTCGCAGCTTCCCGTTATTGAGGATGACCAAATAATTGGTACTGTTTCTGAAAATATGGTCTTAAGTTTCATTCTGGAAAATCCTTTAAACCATCCTGATAAGCCTGCCTCCATCATTATGTCTGAACCGATGCCTTTCTTAAAGAGAGAAACAACAATGAGTACTTTGAATAAATATTTTACTGAAAAGTGTCCCGGTGTCATCACAAAAGATGAAAACAATCAATATAATGTCATCACAAAATATGATATTATCCGTGCTATTTAAATTCTTTTCGTGAACAAATATTTATGCGTATAAATTTTTAAATCTTCGTTCCAAATTCCTTCAGGGTGCAATGAATCTTTGCGGACACTACCAGAAGCGTGTAGTATTAAGCCTAAGCCGCATAGAATACCGACATGATTTACTTGATGTTCAAATTTGCCATCAAAAAAAACAAGATCGCCTATTTTCATTTGATCAAATAGAATAGTTTCACCCATTTGAGCCTGATCTTTTGCATCCCTTGCTATTTGTTTGCCTAAAAATCTAACATAAATCTGAACCAAGCCGCTACAATCAATCCCATAAGTTGTCTTACCGCCCCATAAATAGGGAGCACCCAAATAATTTGTTTCGAGAATTGTAAGACAATCTTTAATGTTTAATATAGCTGTGGTCTCCCCTTCTACCAATTGAAATGATGA
The genomic region above belongs to Saprospiraceae bacterium and contains:
- a CDS encoding C40 family peptidase, which codes for MNFNTNKYVLIVAALAVRKAANHRSEMIHQILFGEEFWILEENENWVYVRTVLDQYEGWIEHKVEYFELAKHAPNVIIISSYFAKVANDHQLLNVPFASCLGNSSFQLVEGETTAILNIKDCLTILETNYLGAPYLWGGKTTYGIDCSGLVQIYVRFLGKQIARDAKDQAQMGETILFDQMKIGDLVFFDGKFEHQVNHVGILCGLGLILHASGSVRKDSLHPEGIWNEDLKIYTHKYLFTKRI